One genomic region from Drosophila subpulchrella strain 33 F10 #4 breed RU33 chromosome 2R, RU_Dsub_v1.1 Primary Assembly, whole genome shotgun sequence encodes:
- the LOC119551885 gene encoding solute carrier organic anion transporter family member 74D, giving the protein MASEEIETSKFLKDREAGGNESEKQKYPISSDTLCGFSIFKGPALQRFATAHMFVIMYGIASCFLAMAFTYFTGTISQMEKRFNIPSKISGLITVGNDISTVFSSAFLSYYASRGHRPRWVALGLLIIALFCLLMLTPHFFYGPGEEALRLTEEYGMEESLENSSVNSTEKNDSLCHKKDSNCVNDAGDYTPIVLFFIAQFIGGIGCSLFYAPGLSYMDDNSASSKTPAMLSWSTFLRMLGPAMGFSMVSLCLRLYIDPFKTPLITPNDPRWMGAWWLGWFLLTFILIISAFFVALFPKELPSARARRLKAAGEEDTPLAERSFQDMLDSLKRLAGNKVYIYNMLASILYFFGYMPYWIFTPKYIEIQYRQSASTANMATGTWALGFSAAGVLISGYVISKYKPSARAMAAWNFVVDYLTVAGILCYILVGCDESDRANSMSTVPTGDSCSASCDCEYVYLASVCSPENMTFISACHAGCTEKGLDELGRIIYTGCRCMGNSLNLTSFSNVTSLASQSQIALDGVCPVDCNKQFLIFLAVMCFLKFVGATGRSSNLLLALRCVPSKDKTFSLGFGSMVYSVLTFIPSPIVFGWMLDSYCLVWGKTCTSKGNCWIYDTKSLRYTMNLVSASLIFLGSFWNIGVWYHAKDMKVFDEEETAPQNNPIEAIELKEKPKEIVTDKK; this is encoded by the exons ATGGCCAGTGAAGAGATCGAAACCTCCAAGTTTCTGAAGGATAGAGAGGCCGGCGGAAATGAATCTGAAAAGCAGAAATATCCAATATCTTCGGATACCTTATGTGGTTTCTCAATATTCAAGGGGCCCGCCTTACAGAG ATTTGCCACCGCTCATATGTTCGTGATCATGTACGGAATAGCTAGTTGCTTTCTGGCCATGGCCTTCACCTATTTCACTGGAACCATTTCACAGATGGAAAAGCGGTTCAATATACCCTCCAAGATATCGGGTCTCATAACGGTGGGTAATGATATAAGCACTGTTTTCTCGTCGGCCTTTTTGAGTTACTACGCGAGTCGAGGTCACCGCCCGCGTTGGGTGGCATTGG GACTCCTCATTATAGCCCTTTTCTGCCTGCTCATGTTGACCCCGCACTTTTTCTACGGGCCCGGTGAAGAGGCCTTGAGACTGACAGAAGAGTACGGAATGGAGGAATCCCTCGAAAATTCTTCAGTAAATTCCACTGAGAAGAACGACTCACTTTGTCATAAGAAGGATTCGAATTGTGTAAATGACGCAGGAGACTATACGCCGATCGTACTATTTTTCATTGCTCAGTTTATCGGCGGCATCGGGTGTTCTCTCTTCTACGCACCGGGTCTCTCATACATGGATGACAATTCTGCGAGCTCCAAAACGCCGGCTATGCTAA GTTGGTCCACCTTTCTGCGGATGCTGGGACCTGCTATGGGTTTCTCCATGGTCTCCTTGTGCCTGCGACTTTACATTGATCCCTTCAAGACGCCTCTAATCACCCCGAATGATCCCCGCTGGATGGGTGCCTGGTGGTTGGGATGGTTCCTCCTAACCTTTATTCTGATAATCTCTGCATTCTTTGTGGCCCTGTTTCCCAAGGAGTTGCCAAGCGCCAGGGCCAGACGTCTAAAAGCAGCCGGCGAGGAGGATACCCCTTTGGCGGAGCGCTCATTCCAGGACATGTTGGACTCCCTCAAACGACTGGCCGGCAACAAGGTGTATATCTACAACATGCTGGCCTCGATACTCTACTTCTTTGGCTACATGCCCTACTGGATATTCACGCCGAAGTATATAGAGATCCAGTACCGACAATCGGCATCAACTGCCAATATGGCCACGGGCACTTGGGCGCTGGGATTCTCCGCAGCAGGTGTCTTGATCTCTGGCTATGTGATCTCCAAGTACAAGCCGAGTGCCAGGGCAATGGCTGCCTGGAACTTTGTGGTGGACTACCTCACGGTGGCTGGAATCCTTTGCTATATCCTGGTGGGATGCGACGAGAGTGATCGAGCCAATTCCATGTCCACTGTGCCGACTGGTGATAGCTGCAGTGCATCATGTGACTGTGAATACGTGTACCTCGCTTCGGTTTGCAGTCCAGAAAACATGACCTTTATATCAGCCTGCCATGCGGGTTGCACTGAAAAGGGGCTGGATGAACTGGGAAGGATTATCTACACTGGCTGTCGGTGCATGGGCAACTCCCTTAACCTGACCTCCTTCTCAAACGTAACATCTCTTGCCTCCCAGTCGCAGATCGCCTTGGATGGAGTTTGTCCGGTGGACTGCAACAAACAGTTCCTCATCTTCCTGGCCGTCATGTGCTTCCTGAAGTTCGTGGGGGCCACTGGGAGGTCGAGTAACCTGCTATTGGCCCTGCGTTGCGTTCCCTCGAAGGATAAGACCTTTTCCCTGGGCTTCGGCAGTATGGTATACTCCGTGCTCACCTTCATTCCCAGCCCCATTGTCTTTGGTTGGATGCTGGACAGCTATTGCCTAGTTTGGGGTAAGACCTGTACCTCCAAGGGTAACTGCTGGATATACGACACAAAGTCCTTGAG GTACACCATGAACCTCGTGAGTGCCTCTCTGATTTTTCTGGGCAGCTTCTGGAATATTGGAGTTTGGTATCATGCGAAGGACATGAAAGTCTTCGATGAAGAGGAAACGGCACCACAGAACAATCCTATTGAAGCAATAGAACTTAAGGAAAAACCAAAAGAAATTGTTACCGATAAGAAATAA
- the LOC119550659 gene encoding pyridoxal phosphate phosphatase: protein MFKRSLSLLDKLPKSKVAEWLGGIDTVICSTDGVLWQENNPIKGSVEAFNTIKAKGKRSLIVTNACCLTTSELFQKAKCLGFNVQEQEVLNSAGAVSNYLTERKFKKKLLVLCGDGIRKDLQKAGFCAMANDQRPDDRNRLEWVRNLVLDPDVGAVLVARADGMETNQMLVACNYLQNPKVLFLTTSMDGFQTLGKTRVPDAGAVAAAIEVIVQRKATVLGKPNPRILGKLLESGEIKPERTLMIGNSVKSDIAFASICGFQSLLVGGDNGAFDEAEKIKKEGDEKMMKLVPDTYLESFAPFLEFLCTEVKAGNEKDKKAQETKNDPVKQQIK, encoded by the exons ATGTTCAAGCGCAGTCTAAGCCTTCTGGACAAGCTGCCCAAATCGAAGGTGGCCGAGTGGCTGGGCGGGATCGACACCGTTATCTGCAGCACGGATGGAGTTTTGTGGCAGGAGAACAATCCTATCAAGGGATCCGTGGAGGCCTTCAACACAATCAAGGCCAAGGGGAAACGCAGTCTGATAGTTACCAACGCCTGCTGCCTAACTACCTCGGAATTGTTTCAAAAGGCCAAGTGCCTGGGCTTCAATGTTCAAGAGCAGGAAGTTCTCAATTCGGCAGGTGCCGTTTCGAATTACCTTACCGAGCGGAAGTTCAAGAAGAAGTTGCTCGTTCTGTGCGGCGATGGCATCCGCAAGGATCTGCAAAAGGCCGGCTTCTGTGCCATGGCCAATGATCAACGACCGGATGACAGGAACAGATTGGAATGGGTCAGGAACCTGGTTCTCGATCCGGACGTGGGTGCTGTTCTAGTGGCGAGAGCCGACGGCATGGAGACGAACCAAATGCTTGTGGCCTGCAACTACCTCCAAAATCCCAAGGTCTTGTTCCTGACCACCAGCATGGATGGATTCCAGACACTTGGCAAAACTCGGGTTCCAGACGCGGGCGCCGTAGCAGCTGCCATCGAGGTGATCGTGCAACGGAAGGCAACCGTCTTGGGAAAACCAAATCCCCGAATTTTGGGCAAGCTGCTCGAATCTGGCGAAATTAAACCGGAAAGGACACTTATGATAGGAAACTC ggTGAAGTCGGACATTGCATTTGCCAGTATCTGTGGCTTCCAATCTTTATTAGTGGGAGGCGATAATGGAGCTTTTGATGAAGctgagaaaattaaaaaagaggGAGATGAAAAGATGATGAAACTTGTTCCAGATACTTATTTGGAAAGTTTCGCCCCTTTCCTGGAGTTCCTGTGCACCGAAGTGAAGGCGGGAAACGAAAAGGACAAAAAAGCCCAAGAAACCAAGAACGATCCAGTAAAACAACAGATAAAGTGA
- the LOC119551722 gene encoding solute carrier organic anion transporter family member 74D — protein MAEDRKKETLETSETLPFIEKPFVISQKLKDSAEDGTGREEDSEDTSCGFWIFRGPSMQRFATEKMYVILYGLAGCVMTMTFAYFNATITTLEKRYKIPTKTSGIISVGNDISTMLTAALLGYYAGNGHRPRWMGIGLLTIVAFCLLTSSLHFLYGPGEDALKLTREFGQVNETLARQERDKKLCQTSAGGCIQEVGQWVPQVFLFAAQLISGVGQALFYTLGIAYMDDNATKSKTPAMLSMSTFLRMLGPAIGYSLAALCLRLYIEPTLEPLIGREDPRWMGAWWLGWLVLAAMMLIAAFLLFMFPRELPSSRKRRLQLKQNERRQSLPIKERSFSDMMKTVRRLSKNKVYVYNTSASILYFFGYMAYWIFTPKYIETQYRQSAAMATMAAGTVALGFSAAGVLISGYVISKYRPSARSMACWNAIVDFVTVAGILCYVAIGCEGSDRLNSLSTLSSGNSCSASCHCDYVLYAPVCSPDNITYISACHAGCTKRTKDALGRTIYTGCQCMDSSSLFSGTESQFAVDGTCPVDCFNEFLVFLAVMCFLKLVGASSKSTNLLIALRCMPPEDKTFALGLGSMVASLLGFIPSPIFFGWLIDNYCLVWGKTCSNKGNCWLYDTRSLRYALNLTAASFIFMGGFLNISVWYHAKNLKIFDEDESPKGSSNNKEVELKTMDSKSQEK, from the exons ATGGCAGAGGACCGCAAAAAGGAAACTTTAGAGACAAGTGAAACCTTGCCTTTCATTGAAAAGCCATTTGTCATCTCGCAAAAGTTAAAGGACTCTGCTGAGGATGGAACGGGAAGGGAAGAGGACAGTGAAGACACTTCGTGTGGATTTTGGATATTCAGGGGTCCCTCAATGCAAAG ATTTGCTACTGAAAAGATGTATGTGATCCTCTATGGTTTAGCTGGCTGTGTGATGACAATGACCTTCGCCTACTTCAATGCGACTATTACGACCTTGGAGAAGCGCTATAAAATACCAACAAAAACCTCTGGCATTATCTCGGTGGGAAATGATATCAGTACAATGCTAACAGCCGCCCTATTGGGCTATTATGCTGGAAACGGTCATAGACCCCGCTGGATGGGGATTG GATTACTGACCATTGTGGCCTTTTGCCTGCTAACCAGTTCCCTGCATTTTCTTTACGGACCTGGCGAAGATGCCCTGAAGTTAACCAGGGAATTTGGCCAGGTTAACGAAACTTTGGCCAGGCAAGAGCGGGATAAGAAACTGTGCCAGACAAGTGCAGGAGGATGCATCCAAGAGGTGGGTCAGTGGGTTCCTCAGGTATTTCTGTTTGCGGCTCAGCTTATCTCGGGAGTGGGCCAGGCACTTTTCTACACTCTGGGCATTGCCTACATGGACGACAATGCCACCAAGTCCAAGACACCAGCCATGTTGA GCATGTCTACGTTCTTGAGGATGCTGGGTCCAGCCATTGGTTATTCCTTGGCTGCTCTTTGCCTGCGTTTGTACATTGAGCCCACCTTGGAGCCACTGATTGGGCGGGAGGATCCACGCTGGATGGGCGCCtggtggctgggctggctagTCCTGGCTGCCATGATGCTGATCGCAGCCTTCCTGCTGTTTATGTTTCCCAGGGAGCTGCCCAGTTCGAGGAAGAGACGTCTTCAACTGAAGCAGAATGAACGCAGGCAGTCACTGCCCATCAAGGAGCGATCCTTCAGTGACATGATGAAAACTGTCAGGAGACTGTCGAAGAACAAGGTGTATGTGTACAACACCTCGGCTTCCATACTCTACTTCTTTGGATACATGGCCTATTGGATATTCACTCCCAAGTATATCGAAACGCAGTACAGACAATCGGCGGCTATGGCAACCATGGCAGCGGGCACAGTGGCTTTGGGATTCTCCGCCGCAGGAGTCCTTATCTCCGGATACGTGATATCCAAGTACAGACCGAGTGCAAGGTCAATGGCCTGTTGGAATGCCATTGTGGATTTCGTAACGGTGGCCGGAATCCTGTGCTATGTGGCCATCGGATGTGAGGGTAGTGACAGGCTAAACTCCCTGAGCACCTTGTCCTCTGGGAATAGCTGCAGTGCCTCCTGTCACTGCGACTATGTGCTCTATGCCCCGGTTTGCAGTCCGGATAACATCACCTACATATCCGCCTGCCATGCGGGATGTACGAAAAGGACGAAGGATGCACTGGGAAGGACAATTTACACGGGTTGCCAGTGCATGGACTCTTCAAGTTTGTTCTCTGGCACTGAG TCCCAGTTCGCTGTGGATGGAACCTGTCCAGTCGACTGCTTTAATGAGTTCCTAGTTTTTCTGGCGGTGATGTGCTTCCTGAAACTCGTGGGAGCATCTAGCAAATCAACAAACCTGCTCATCGCCCTCCGCTGCATGCCTCCAGAGGATAAGACCTTCGCTCTGGGATTGGGTTCCATGGTGGCTTCCCTACTCGGCTTCATTCCCAGTCCCATTTTTTTCGGATGGCTAATAGATAACTATTGCTTGGTGTGGGGCAAGACCTGTTCCAATAAGGGAAACTGTTGGCTCTACGACACGAGATCCTTACG ATACGCTTTGAATCTAACAGCCGCATCTTTTATATTTATGGGCGGCTTTCTAAATATTTCGGTGTGGTATCACGCAAAGAATCTGAAGATATTTGATGAAGATGAATCACCGAAAGGCAGTTCAAATAATAAGGAAGTCGAACTAAAAACAATGGATTCCAAATCTCAAGAGAAATAA
- the LOC119551723 gene encoding uncharacterized protein LOC119551723 — protein MSAPENSCRRWIQKNWVDGPCRKCFVPSCGPCIDYKVSTPSESVVEPQANVIQATIEPDGPVRQEINIRAECSKGRPLLESDKDKLRCCTMCVAQEQNLRPNLCSAACRPLQTYLHLNEWTKRPLPKPTYKHSVILDNNTMVGRCFPVKFQLRRMKNKCLDCGNELYYRYPITNNSDLLLIKNCCEVEVYPANKVENMNNVRVTKISGAKKFANSLLKEHSECRLFTLASQIPKEEPPKDLLARRSTRKSRKSSRKSTRKSSRKSTRKSRKSSNK, from the exons ATGTCCGCTCCGGAGAATAGTTGTCGGCGCTGGATCCAAAAAAATTGGGTCGATGGTCCCTGTAGGAAGTGCTTCGTGCCCTCCTGCGGTCCATGCATCGACTACAAGGTATCAACGCCTTCAGAGAGCGTAGTCGAACCGCAGGCGAATGTCATACAGGCCACCATCGAACCGGACGGTCCTGTGCGGCAGGAGATCAACATCCGGGCGGAGTGCAGCAAGGGTCGTCCGCTCCTGGAGTCCGACAAGGATAAGCTCAGGTGCTGCACCATGTGCGTGGCCCAGGAGCAGAATCTTCGCCCAAATCTCTGCTCGGCAGCGTGCAGGCCACTTCAGACCTATTTGCATCTGAATGAG TGGACCAAGCGGCCCCTGCCCAAACCCACCTACAAACATTCGGTTATTCTGGACAATAACACCATGGTGGGTCGATGCTTTCCAGTCAAATTCCAGCTGAGACGCATGAAGAACAAGTGCTTGGATTGCGGCAACGAGCTCTACTACCGGTATCCCATCACGAACAACAGCGACCTCTTGCTTATAAAGAACTGCTGTGAGGTTGAGGTATATCCGGCCAATAAAGTGGAAAATATGAACAATGTGAGGGTGACAAAGATATCCGGAGCCAAGAAGTTCGCCAACAGTCTGCTGAAGGAGCATTCCGAATGTCGACTGTTTACCCTGGCCAGCCAAATCCCGAAAGAAGAGCCACCTAAGGATCTGCTTGCCAGAAGAAGTACGCGAAAGAGCCGGAAGAGTTCTAGGAAAAGTACCAGGAAAAGTTCAAGGAAAAGTACCAGGAAGAGTAGGAAGAGCAGtaataaataa
- the LOC119551039 gene encoding solute carrier organic anion transporter family member 74D yields the protein MVQSEHPNGLGPEEQDVETGSPDSREESDVESRLLDNGKTYDKEKEAGINLGGEAPTPKAPKSKKKKQKSEQDRLMTAEINRLLEESPLEKNVTCGFWIFKGKFYQRFANQTAYVLLYGIVGCIFSMTYAYFNGTITTIEKRFKIPSKNTGIISVGNDISQTLVSAVLAYYAGKGHRPRWIGFGLLTIVLFCVLTTAPHFLYGPGEDALALTSEFGGMPDENATMEAIEEQRSKTLCRLNGGGAECEVGEGNFAPQLLLFVAQFISGIGGSLYYTLGVSYMDDNTKKSKTPALLSLSYFLRMLGPAIGYALASFCLRLYIAPQMHPVINNKDPRWLGAWWLGWLVMGGLLSFSGVFLSMFPKDLPRAVARRKVEENRRLEKERLAAKSTEKERLTAELDQKAPVEAKASFQDMLKTFRRLITNKTYMCNTLSSIFYLVGYTPYWIFTPKYIEVQYRQSAATSSMVTGTVALAFSAVGVLLSGFIISRYKPRARYMAAWNVIVGFLTVAGILAYAFIGCPGNESSVIVNIHDSSLAGNSTTCNSACSCDYVRYSPVCGENKMTYISACHAGCKSLHVNSEGKKIFYDCSCIPGIESGNTTGQFKRLTSLDLNSDDFSQDTSMVSTLESLANGQAMPGACPVNCWTQFVAFLAVMCCLKFVGASGRASNFLVSVRCVPEKDKTAAMGFGMTLCSMLAFIPSPIFFGWVFDRVCLVWGKTCTNKGNCWLYDPLSMRYSLNFTAAVFIAIGAIFDLGVWYYAKDLKIFDEEVKELEMKIVQHEEEANNEKNTEI from the exons ATGGTGCAGAGCGAGCATCCCAACGGTTTGGGACCCGAGGAGCAGGATGTGGAGACTGGCAGCCCGGATTCCCGAGAAGAATCGGACGTTGAGTCCCGACTTCTagacaatggaaagacctaTGACAAAGAAAAGGAGGCGGGCATTAATCTGGGTGGTGAGGCACCCACTCCGAAAGCACCCAAATCCAAAAAGAAGAAACAGAAATCCGAGCAGGATCGCCTGATGACCGCGGAAATTAACAGGCTGCTAGAGGAATCTCCGCTGGAGAAGAATGTCACTTGCGGCTTCTGGATTTTCAAGGGAAAGTTCTACCAACG ATTTGCCAATCAAACAGCATACGTTTTACTATACGGCATCGTGGGCTGCATCTTTTCAATGACTTATGCCTACTTCAATGGCACGATCACCACAATAGAAAAGCGTTTTAAGATACCCTCGAAGAACACAGGTATTATCTCTGTGGGTAATGACATAAGTCAGACTTTGGTGTCTGCGGTTTTGGCGTATTACGCGGGAAAGGGTCATCGGCCGAGATGGATTGGGTTTG gTCTTCTCACCATTGTTCTTTTCTGCGTTCTAACCACTGCACCACATTTCCTGTACGGACCAGGGGAAGATGCACTGGCCCTGACCTCGGAGTTTGGCGGGATGCCCGATGAAAATGCCACGATGGAGGCCATTGAGGAGCAGCGATCCAAGACCCTTTGCCGTCTGAATGGCGGTGGAGCGGAGTGCGAAGTCGGTGAAGGAAACTTTGCCCCCCAACTTCTGCTCTTCGTGGCGCAGTTCATTTCGGGAATCGGAGGATCCCTGTACTACACCTTGGGAGTGTCCTACATGGATGATAACACTAAAAAGTCTAAGACTCCGGCATTGCTGA GTCTCTCGTATTTCCTGCGCATGCTGGGTCCTGCGATTGGATATGCCCTGGCATCCTTCTGCCTGCGGCTCTACATTGCTCCGCAGATGCATCCGGTGATCAACAACAAGGATCCTCGCTGGCTGGGCGCCTGGTGGCTGGGCTGGTTGGTGATGGGCGGACTGCTTTCCTTCTCCGGGGTTTTCCTCTCCATGTTCCCCAAAGATTTACCCCGGGCGGTGGCCCGCAGAAAGGTGGAGGAGAATCGGCGGCTGGAGAAGGAGCGTCTTGCGGCGAAGAGTACGGAGAAGGAACGCCTTACCGCCGAGTTGGACCAAAAGGCACCCGTAGAGGCAAAAGCCTCATTCCAGGACATGCTAAAGACCTTCCGGCGCCTGATCACCAACAAGACGTACATGTGCAACACGCTCTCGAGCATTTTCTACCTGGTTGGCTACACGCCCTACTGGATTTTCACGCCCAAGTACATCGAAGTGCAGTACCGCCAGTCGGCGGCCACTTCATCCATGGTCACCGGAACAGTGGCCCTGGCCTTCTCCGCCGTGGGAGTCCTGCTCTCCGGCTTTATCATATCCCGCTATAAGCCCAGGGCCCGCTATATGGCCGCTTGGAACGTGATCGTGGGCTTTCTCACGGTGGCCGGAATCCTGGCCTATGCCTTTATCGGCTGCCCGGGAAATGAAAGTTCCGTAATCGTCAACATTCACGATAGTTCCCTGGCGGGCAACAGCACCACCTGCAATTCGGCCTGCTCCTGCGACTACGTCCGGTATTCTCCAGTTTGTGGCGAGAACAAAATGACCTACATTTCCGCCTGCCACGCGGGTTGCAAAAGTCTGCACGTCAACTCCGAGGGAAAAAAG ATCTTCTACGACTGCTCCTGCATTCCTGGCATTGAGAGTGGTAATACCACCGGTCAATTCAAGCGCCTTACCAGCCTGGACTTGAATAGCGATGACTTCAGCCAGGACACGTCGATGGTCAGCACATTGGAG AGTCTAGCAAATGGTCAGGCAATGCCCGGAGCGTGTCCCGTGAACTGCTGGACCCAGTTCGTGGCCTTTTTGGCCGTGATGTGCTGCCTGAAGTTCGTGGGAGCCAGTGGCAGGGCCTCCAACTTCCTGGTATCCGTACGTTGTGTTCCAGAAAAGGACAAAACGGCAGCCATGGGCTTCGGGATGACTCTTTGCTCGATGTTGGCCTTCATTCCCAGTCCGATTTTCTTCGGTTGGGTCTTCGATAGGGTCTGCCTGGTGTGGGGTAAGACCTGCACAAACAAGGGAAACTGCTGGCTCTACGATCCGCTTTCCATGAG GTACTCACTGAACTTCACCGCAGCTGTCTTTATTGCCATAGGGGCCATTTTCGATCTGGGGGTTTGGTACTACGCCAAGGATCTGAAAATCTTCGACGAGGAAGTTAAGGAGTTGGAGATGAAGATTGTCCAGCACGAGGAAGAGGCCAACAACGAGAAGAATACAGAGATCTAG
- the LOC119550658 gene encoding potential E3 ubiquitin-protein ligase ariadne-2 has product MDSDVEMDMESDNDGEYDDDYDYYNTGEDCDVERLDPKRADPEYFEFDCLTVEDIEKLLNERVEKLNTILQITPSLAKVLLLEHQWNNVAVVEKYRQDANALLVTARIKPPMVAVADTASTSAAAAAASAQLLRLGSSGYKTTASTVPQYRSQMCPVCASSQLGDKFYSLACGHSFCKDCWTIYFETQIFQGISTQIGCMAQMCNVRVPEDLVLTLVTRPVMRDKYQQFAFKDYVKSHPELRFCPGPNCQIIVQSSEISAKRAICKACHTGFCFRCGMDYHAPTDCQVIKKWLTKCADDSETANYISAHTKDCPKCHICIEKNGGCNHMQCFNCKHDFCWMCLGDWKTHGSEYYECSRYKDNPNIANESVHVQAREALKKYLHYYERWENHSKSLKLEQQTIDRLRQRINSKVMNGSGTWIDWQYLFNAAALLAKCRYTLQYTYPYAYYMEAGSRKNLFEYQQAQLEAEIENLSWKIERAETTDLGDLENQMDIAEKRRTTLLKDFFPVNA; this is encoded by the exons ATGGACTCCGATGTCGAAATGGATATGGAATCTGACAACGATGGGGAGTACGACGACGACTACGATTACTACAACACGG GCGAGGACTGCGATGTGGAGCGCTTGGATCCGAAACGGGCCGACCCCGAGTACTTCGAGTTCGACTGCCTCACCGTGGAGGACATCGAAAAGCTGCTGAACGAGCGCGTGGAGAAGCTAAACACCATCCTGCAGATCACGCCCTCGCTGGCCaaggtgctgctgctggagcACCAGTGGAACAACGTGGCCGTTGTGGAGAAGTACCGCCAGGACGCCAATGCGCTGCTGGTGACGGCGCGCATCAAGCCGCCGATGGTTGCAGTGGCGGATACCGCTTCCACAAGTGCAGCAGCTGCGGCGGCCAGCGCCCAACTGCTGCGACTGGGGAGCAGTGGATACAAGACGACGGCATCAACGGTGCCACAGTACCGCAGCCAGATGTGCCCCGTTTGCGCCAGCTCCCAGCTGGGTGACAAGTTCTACAGCCTGGCCTGCGGCCACTCCTTCTGCAAGGACTGCTGGACCATTTACTTTGAGACACAGATCTTCCAGGGAATCTCCACGCAAATCGGCTGCATGGCCCAGATGTGCAATGTGCGTGTGCCCGAGGACCTGGTGCTGACGCTCGTCACACGTCCCGTGATGCGGGACAAGTACCAACAGTTTGCGTTCAAGGACTATGTCAAGTCGCACCCGGAACTGCGCTTTTGTCCCGGGCCAAACTGCCAGATCATTGTGCAATCATCGGAGATCTCCGCCAAACGTGCCATTTGCAAGGCTTGCCACACGGGCTTCTGCTTCCGGTGCGGCATGGACTACCACGCGCCCACCGACTGCCAGGTGATCAAGAAGTGGCTGACCAAGTGCGCCGACGACAGCGAGACGGCCAACTACATCAGCGCCCACACCAAAGACTGCCCCAAGTGTCACATCTGCATCGAAAAGAACGGCGGCTGCAACCACATGCAGTGCTTCAACTGTAAGCACGACTTCTGCTGGATGTGCCTGGGCGACTGGAAGACGCACGGCTCCGAGTACTACGAGTGCTCCCGCTACAAGGACAATCCCAACATTGCCAACGAGTCGGTGCACGTGCAGGCGCGCGAGGCGCTGAAAAAGTACCTGCACTACTACGAGCGCTGGGAGAACCACTCCAAGTCCTTGAAACTCGAGCAGCAGACGATCGACAGACTGCGACAGCGGATCAACTCCAAGGTGATGAACGGCAGCGGCACCTGGATCGACTGGCAGTATCTCTTCAACGCGGCGGCACTGCTGGCCAAGTGTCGATACACGCTGCAGTACACCTATCCGTATGCCTACTATATGGAGGCCGGTTCGCGGAAGAATCTCTTCGAGTACCAGCAG GCACAACTGGAGGCTGAGATCGAGAACCTGTCGTGGAAGATTGAGCGCGCCGAGACAACGGACCTGGGTGATCTCGAGAATCAAATGGACATCGCTGAAAAGCGTCGCACCACCCTACTGAAAGACTTCTTTCCAGTGAATGCATAG